The following proteins are co-located in the Manihot esculenta cultivar AM560-2 chromosome 9, M.esculenta_v8, whole genome shotgun sequence genome:
- the LOC122724508 gene encoding protein DETOXIFICATION 42-like, translating to MATETLLNLWENLAKLPLVMLLKDTRNVFNMDELAVEIAQIAVPAALALAADPVASLIDTAFIGHLGPVELAAVGVSIAIFNQVSKIAIFPLVSVTTSFVAEEESAGKSSNDENASLEDGLLVNKETEELLPKSGSISTKRHIPSASSALVIACVLGVIQALFLIFSAKPILSYMGVQSDSPMLIPAQQYLTLRSLGAPAVLLSLAMQGVFRGIKDTKTPLFATVVGDVANIILDPIFIFVFRLNVCGAAIAHVISQYLISLILLWKLIEHVDLLPPNIKDLQFGRFLKNGFMLLMRVIAATICVTLAASLAARHGSTSMAAFQVCLQIWMATSLLADGLAVAGQAMLASAFANKDHDRAKAIASRVFQYGLLLGLVLSIFLFGGLQFASRLFTEDVNVLNLIAVGIPFVAATQIVNVLAFVFDGINYGASDFAYSSYSMVLVSIISILCLFALSSSHGFFGIWVALTIFMTLRAYVGLLRIGTGTGPWSFLRK from the exons ATGGCCACAGAAACTCTTCTTAATCTGTGGGAAAACTTGGCTAAATTGCCTCTTGTTATGCTCTTGAAGGATACAAG GAACGTTTTCAATATGGATGAGTTAGCAGTAGAAATAGCACAAATTGCAGTTCCTGCTGCACTTGCTTTAGCAGCAGATCCTGTTGCTTCTCTAATCGATACAGCATTCATTGGCCATTTAG GACCTGTGGAGCTTGCTGCTGTGGGAGTTTCTATTGCCATTTTTAATCAAGTGTCAAAGATTGCAATTTTCCCACTTGTCAGTGTTACCACGTCTTTTGTTGCCGAGGAAGAAAGTGCTGGAAAATCGAGTAACGACGAAAATGCATCACTTGAAGATGGTTTGCTTGTCAATAAGGAAACGGAAGAGCTATTACCTAAATCTG GCAGCATTTCCACCAAAAGGCACATACCATCTGCTTCTTCAGCATTGGTTATTGCTTGTGTCCTTGGCGTAATCCAGGCTTTATTCCTCATTTTCTCTGCAAAACCGATCCTGAGCTACATGGGTGTACAATCT GATTCCCCAATGCTAATACCAGCACAACAATACTTGACATTGAGGTCACTAGGTGCTCCTGCTGTTCTTCTTTCACTAGCGATGCAAGGGGTTTTCCGAGGAATTAAGGATACGAAAACTCCTCTATTTGCTACTG ttGTGGGAGATGTAGCAAATATCATCTTGGACCCAATATTTATATTCGTATTCAGATTGAACGTCTGTGGTGCAGCCATTGCTCATGTTATTTCTCA GTACCTAATCTCCCTGATTCTGTTGTGGAAATTAATTGAACATGTTGATCTATTGCCTCCCAACATTAAAGATCTACAATTTGGTCGATTTCTAAAAAATG GATTTATGCTGTTGATGAGGGTAATAGCTGCGACAATCTGTGTCACCTTGGCTGCATCATTGGCGGCAAGACATGGATCTACTTCAATGGCTGCATTTCAGGTTTGCTTGCAGATTTGGATGGCAACTTCTTTGCTTGCAGATGGGCTGGCTGTGGCTGGACAA GCAATGCTTGCAAGTGCATTTGCAAATAAGGATCACGACAGGGCCAAGGCCATTGCTTCTCGTGTATTCCAG TACGGTTTGCTTTTAGGCCTAGTTCTCTCGATCTTCCTTTTCGGTGGACTACAGTTTGCTTCAAGATTATTTACAGAAGACGTCAATGTTTTGAATCTTATTGCCGTGGGCATCCCG TTTGTTGCAGCAACTCAAATCGTAAATGTTTTAGCCTTCGTTTTCGATGGAATCAATTATGGAGCATCTGATTTTGCATACTCTTCATACTCAATG GTTTTGGTGTCAATAATAAGCATCCTATGCTTATTTGCTTTATCATCTAGTCATGGCTTCTTTGGCATCTGGGTTGCGTTGACCATTTTTATGACTCTACGCGCATACGTGGGCTTGTTGAG AATAGGCACGGGAACAGGACCTTGGagctttttaagaaaataa
- the LOC122724487 gene encoding protein DETOXIFICATION 42-like, translated as MATETLLNLWENLAKLPLVMLLKDTRNVFNMDELAVEIAQIAVPAALALAADPVASLIDTAFIGHLGPVELAAVGVSIAIFNQVSKIAIFPLVSVTTSFVAEEESAGKSSNDENASLEDGLLVNKETEELLPKSGSISTKRHIPSASSALVIACVLGVIQALFLIFSAKSILSYMGVQSDSPMLIPAQQYLTLRSLGAPAVLLSLAMQGVFRGIKDTKTPLFATVVGDVANIILDPIFIFVFRLNVCGAAIAHVISQYLISLILLWKLIEHVDLLPPNIKDLQFGRFLKNGFMLLMRVIAATICVTLAASLAARHGSTSMAAFQVCLQIWMATSLLADGLAVAGQAMLASAFANKDHDRAKAIASRVFQYGLLLGLVLSIFLFGGLQFASRLFTEDVNVLNLIAVGIPFVAATQIVNVLAFVFDGINYGASDFAYSSYSMVLVSIISILCLFALSSSHGFFGIWVALTIFMTLRAYVGLLRIGTGTGPWSFLRK; from the exons ATGGCCACAGAAACTCTTCTTAATCTGTGGGAAAACTTGGCTAAATTGCCTCTTGTTATGCTCTTGAAGGATACAAG GAACGTTTTCAATATGGATGAGTTAGCAGTAGAAATAGCACAAATTGCAGTTCCTGCTGCACTTGCTTTAGCAGCAGATCCTGTTGCTTCTCTAATCGATACAGCATTCATTGGCCATTTAG GACCTGTGGAGCTTGCTGCTGTGGGAGTTTCTATTGCCATTTTTAATCAAGTGTCAAAGATTGCAATTTTCCCACTTGTCAGTGTTACCACGTCTTTTGTTGCCGAGGAAGAAAGTGCTGGAAAATCGAGTAACGACGAAAATGCATCACTTGAAGATGGTTTGCTTGTCAATAAGGAAACGGAAGAGCTATTACCTAAATCTG GCAGCATTTCCACCAAAAGGCACATACCATCTGCTTCTTCAGCATTGGTTATTGCTTGTGTCCTTGGCGTAATCCAGGCTTTATTCCTCATTTTCTCTGCAAAATCGATCCTGAGCTACATGGGTGTACAATCT GATTCCCCAATGCTAATACCAGCACAACAATACTTGACATTGAGGTCACTAGGTGCTCCTGCTGTTCTTCTTTCACTAGCGATGCAAGGGGTTTTCCGAGGAATTAAGGATACGAAAACTCCTCTATTTGCTACTG ttGTGGGAGATGTAGCAAATATCATCTTGGACCCAATATTTATATTCGTATTCAGATTGAACGTCTGTGGTGCAGCCATTGCTCATGTTATTTCTCA GTACCTAATCTCCCTGATTCTGTTGTGGAAATTAATTGAACATGTTGATCTATTGCCTCCCAACATTAAAGATCTACAATTTGGTCGATTTCTAAAAAATG GATTTATGCTGTTGATGAGGGTAATAGCTGCGACAATCTGTGTCACCTTGGCTGCATCATTGGCGGCAAGACATGGATCTACTTCAATGGCTGCATTTCAGGTTTGCTTGCAGATTTGGATGGCAACTTCTTTGCTTGCAGATGGGCTGGCTGTGGCTGGACAA GCAATGCTTGCAAGTGCATTTGCAAATAAGGATCACGACAGGGCCAAGGCCATTGCTTCTCGTGTATTCCAG TACGGTTTGCTTTTAGGCCTAGTTCTCTCGATCTTCCTTTTCGGTGGACTACAGTTTGCTTCAAGATTATTTACAGAAGACGTCAATGTTTTGAATCTTATTGCCGTGGGCATCCCG TTTGTTGCAGCAACTCAAATCGTAAATGTTTTAGCCTTCGTTTTCGATGGAATCAATTATGGAGCATCTGATTTTGCATACTCTTCATACTCAATG GTTTTGGTGTCAATAATAAGCATCCTATGCTTATTTGCTTTATCATCTAGTCATGGCTTCTTTGGCATCTGGGTTGCGTTGACCATTTTTATGACTCTACGCGCATACGTGGGCTTGTTGAG AATAGGCACGGGAACAGGACCTTGGagctttttaagaaaataa